The Corticium candelabrum chromosome 18, ooCorCand1.1, whole genome shotgun sequence genome includes a region encoding these proteins:
- the LOC134194029 gene encoding rap1 GTPase-GDP dissociation stimulator 1-like isoform X2 codes for MQGYIVLGPVCSMSEFVASLSLNQDDVTLSKAADSALEFCKEEDGNEQLVAAGVFSQCETLLAADRHCEGKIAQLIAELAKHEDNRIVGGQSGAIQWLVDGLVSSNRNVVCQSLRAVANLCIDCDVSRNFVLKANGPEKLHNCLHSVLHRDSHDDELLRLLAGTSLNLATEHKDAALALMSAGVVKQLVCILSISKVDETVHEMALSALDNILESGECPSCLVDSAIVEILKTTLNVSCMSLQSRIIDILVITAEKDDGKEMLVEKEVCDCVLDLIKLRCDEQTEGAISDEGMAIAYKAADLINLILTGDESMNMLFNDGHSRVVAAATHWLTLPYKKLVAAGALAIGNCARNDKNCQHLFDVGVVRQLVSLVTHISIKQANEEDINQHHVSIAVLSTLRNFSIPTCLKSQMVSYGVVDVATKAIASNNPNVQFKSLGILRLLVDGQSDVAFHIAETEGVITQIVKLHTSEGHRGVKAESARLVAALTKHCHSSKRTSNNMCHAES; via the exons atgcaaggctaCATCGTTTTAGGTCCCGTATGCAGTATGTCTGAATTTGTCGCTAGTTTGTCTCTCAATCAAGATGATGTGACGCTAAGCAAAGCAGCTGACAGTGCGTTGGAGTTCTGTAAAGAAG AGGACGGTAACGAACAATTAGTTGCAGCCGGAGTGTTCTCTCAATGTGAAACTCTTCTTGCTGCTGACAGACATTGCGAAGGAAAAATAGCTCAACTTATTGCCGAACTTGCAAAACATG AAGATAACAGAATTGTTGGTGGACAGAGTGGTGCCATTCAGTGGCTTGTTGATGGGCTCGTTAGCAGCAACAGAAATGTTGTTTGTCAGAGTCTTAGAGCCGTTGCTAATTTGTGCATTGATTGTG ATGTCAGTCGCAACTTTGTTCTCAAAGCAAACGGACCAGAAAAGCTACACAACTGTTTACACAGTGTGCTACATCGTGATTCACACGATGACGAGCTTCTCAGACTACTAGCCGGAACGTCACTAAACcttgccacagaacaca AAGATGCGGCTCTTGCTCTCATGAGTGCAGGAGTTGTGAAGcagcttgtttgtattttatcAATCAGCAAGGTTGACGAAACGGTTCATGAAATGGCATTGAGTGCACTCGACAATATACTTGAATCAG GAGAGTGCCCCTCGTGTTTAGTTGATTCTGCAATAGTTGAGATTCTCAAAACAACATTGAACGTATCATGTATGTCACTTCAGTCAAGGATTATTGACATTCTTGTTATTACAGCAGAAAAGG ACGATGGGAAGGAGATGCTAGTTGAGAAGGAGgtttgtgattgtgtgttggATCTCATCAAGTTGAGATGTGATGAGCAAACTGAAGGTGCAATATCAGACGAAGGAATGGCGATAGCATACAAGGCAGCCGATCTCATTAACTTGATTCTTACTGGAG ATGAAAGCATGAACATGTTATTTAACGATGGTCACAGTCGAGTAGTAGCAGCTGCCACTCATTGGCTTACACTACCATATAAAAAATTGGTTGCAGCCGGAGCCTTGGCAATAGGCAATTGTGCCAGAAACG ATAAGAACTGTCAGCATCTGTttgatgttggtgttgttCGTCAGCTCGTATCGCTTGTCACACACATTTCTATTAAACAAGCTAACGAAGAG GATATTAACCAGCATCATGTGTCCATTGCTGTTTTATCAACACTCAGAAACTTCTCAATTCCAA CATGTCTGAAGTCTCAGATGGTCTCTTAtggtgttgttgatgttgccaCGAAGGCAATCGCATCCAACAATCCTAACGTGCAGTTCAAGTCTTTGGGAATACTTCGACTGCTGGTTGACGGACAAA GTGACGTTGCCTTTCATATTGCTGAAACTGAAGGCGTCATTACTCAAATTGTCAAGCTTCACACAAGTGAAGGTCACAGAGGCGTGAAGGCAGAATCAGCAAGGCTCGTTGCAGCACTCACAAAACATTGCCACAGCAGCAAACGTACGTCAAATAACAT GTGTCATGCAGAGTCTTGA
- the LOC134193769 gene encoding DNA ligase 4-like, giving the protein IEPSQSQVVQIKAAEIISSDKFRTGCTLRFPRLERVRDDKLWYDCMDLEQLATAQSMGEGRLTHQHLGLDDAYGGGPPQKKIKASVRLPRKRGVASQFQPADISTVTQVSKMFAGLEFCIVNGPSGHPKAKLEKSIAEHGGSFVQSPGQDTFCVVADKLTARVRNFISAKQHDVVKADWLLQCLEFGSRVKLLPSHMLHTSVMTAAKFAEDFDEYGDSFADNVDEKQLRTIFDHIDTDSVHEITSRELAKMEEKYFPGPSVYRIFRHLKFYLDRFSLVNDATTGIVNSSLDLVSLDIQNHAGTVCNSLDDDVSHVVFDSSDLSRLQAIVDINHERSVKFHCVTHRWVQECIEQGALRNEAQFTEGLVF; this is encoded by the exons ATTGAACCGAGTCAATCACAAGTGGTTCAAATTAAAGCTGCAGAGATCATTTCTTCTGACAA GTTCCGCACTGGCTGTACTTTACGGTTTCCTCGTCTCGAGCGTGTGAGGGATGACAAACTTTGGTACGACTGCATGGACTTGGAGCAGCTGGCTACGGCTCAATCA ATGGGAGAAGGTCGACTCACACATCAACATCTTGGGCTGGATGACGCGTATGGTGGTGGACCGCCGCAGAAGAAGATCAAGGCTAGTGTGAGGTTGCCACGTAAGAGAGGAGTAGCATCTCAATTCCAGCCTGCAGACATCTCAACGGTTACTCAg GTGTCAAAGATGTTTGCTGGATTAGAGTTTTGCATCGTCAACGGTCCATCTGGCCACCCAAAAGCCAAATTAGAAAAGTCAATTGCTGAG CATGGAGGATCGTTTGTCCAAAGTCCAGGACAAGACACATTCTGTGTTGTGGCCGACAAATTGACTGCTAGAGTTAGAAACTTCATCAG TGCTAAACAACATGACGTCGTGAAAGCTGATTGGCTCCTACAGTGCTTG gAGTTCGGGTCTCGTGTGAAACTGTTGCCGAGTCACATGCTGCACACTTCTGTGATGACGGCAGCAAAGTTTGCTGAAGACTTTGACGAATATGGCGACAGTTTTGCTGACAATGTCGACGAGAAACAACTGAGGACAATATTTGATCAT ATTGACACAGACAGTGTACATGAAATAACAAGCCGAGAACTTGCCAAAATGGAGGAAAAGTACTTCCCTGGACCATCAGTTTACCGTATTTTTAGGCACCTCAA ATTTTACTTGGATCGCTTTTCACTCGTCAATGATGCTACGACT GGAATTGTGAACTCATCACTGGACCTCGTTTCATTGGACATTCAAAACCACGCTGGCACAGTGTGCAACAGTCTGGATGACGACGTCTCTCATGTTGTGTTCGATTCAAG TGACTTATCACGACTGCAAGCAATCGTGGATATCAACCATGAACGCAGTGTGAAGTTCCATTGTGTTACTCATCGCTGGGTGCAAGAATGTATCGAACAAGGAGCACTACGGAATGAAGCACAGTTTACAGAAGGTCTAGTTTTCTAA
- the LOC134194072 gene encoding collagen alpha-1(XXV) chain-like, with the protein MWMRRNHPDTTSRDSKRPTIPHAMSSSEVDESCKVLQGNCSPTGRWTIALFLSLVVGNFVFSGFLLWKLSVQEKRFEKSVEKLRLDLQELQVEKEEMKQVYETLSEYGGERGKRSEESPSQSSQVTINIAHVFGSFIKQMCKPESAICIPGQPGRDGLPGLSGKDGVPGRDGLPGRDGPIGLPGLSGKDGPPGRDGSIGLPGPAGRNGEAGRNGEPGSKGSAGKQGPRGIAGRKGDMGVSGEKGERGERGVGGLQGILGPRGEKGEGDKGE; encoded by the exons ATGTGGATGAGACGGAATCACCCTGACACGACATCGCGTG ATAGTAAGAGACCGACGATACCACATGCAATGAGCAGCAGCGAAGTGGACGAGAGTTGTAAAGTTTTGCAAGGAAATTGTAGCCCAACCGGCAGATGGACGATTGCGTTGTTTCTATCGTTAGTTGTGggcaattttgtgtttagcgGTTTTCTGTTGTGGAAGCTCAGTGTTCAGGAGAAAAGATTTGAGAAAAGCGTAGAGAAGTTGCGGTTGGACTTGCAGGAACTTCAAGTAGAAAAAGAGGAAATGAAGCAGGTTTATGAGACGTTGTCTGAGTATGGAGGAGAAAGAGGGAAGAGGTCGGAAGAATCTCCCAGTCAGTCGTCACAAGTTACAATCAACATTGCACACGTATTTGGGTCATTCATCAAACAGATGTGCAAACCAGAATCAGCAATTTGTATACCAGgtcaaccaggaagagacggATTGCCAGGCTTGTCTGGAAAAGATGGTGTACCAGGTAGAGATGGATTGCCAGGAAGGGACGGTCCAATTGGATTGCCAGGTTTGTCTGGAAAAGATGGTCCACCAGGTAGGGATGGTTCAATTGGATTACCAGGACCAGCTGGAAGGAACGGCGAGGCGGGAAGGAATGGTGAACCTGGCAGTAAGGGATCAGCAGGTAAACAGGGTCCACGTGGAATAGCAGGTAGGAAAGGAGACATGGGAGTGagtggagagaaaggagaaagaggagagaggggagtTGGTGGACTGCAAGGAATTTTGGGTCCACgaggagaaaaaggagaaggagacaaaggtgaaTGA
- the LOC134194177 gene encoding T-cell immunomodulatory protein-like: MVAFSSSDVTLLIFVLCVLSSVNGYTGDGFISSLGDVNGDKSLDIVTLTYTSRDASFSVNLGLWNADKSFYDIKEVLKFNDWSKGVITSSYLADFDSDGKLDLLLTSRLLESRDSTELSAQVLWGNGTNFSLPSYSFSSLWCSEYLVADVNGDEVADVIAKECNGSLKVWISNVKMRNFTESAIKEYVDCLSLDTPISSDSALAFVDINQDLMADIVVINRNGTSQSLSVFLRLTDGSWQCCPMPAIQSYLTPRPSFTDFDADGTMDIMLPVCSSSNCLDANVLIMFNAMSSPQDCPTFETLNISLSHVVGEELGVRFASILIFPSVSELSIPTWIRTGDYNLDTYPDVLMVAMVMSSNKYQAFLLENTDCSTSYNCGRGRTLKQVNIKKVNPEGGDVKLALFHNIDDDGDWDILLNVVSDNTQKVEIQIIQNTLNSDANFLSVDVMTAACVRPPNCDKDVGYGVSQLGATVEFSTTGSYGRKIRSTSGQISKSGSFSCSLPYVIFGLSRSSTFIEHLTVGIPYVKEKGRSTKTRSSIIPNSHLYIIPQPSDDPDNWRNVLLVNPSNKVLYTLIVFVNTCVVFGVIVGLLQWREKRQDEREKRQEAHKFHFDAM, from the coding sequence ATGGTGGCGTTTTCCTCTTCTGACGTTACTCTATTGATATTCGTATTGTGCGTTCTCTCGTCTGTGAACGGATACACTGGCGACGGTTTTATCTCGTCTCTGGGTGATGTAAATGGCGACAAATCACTAGACATTGTCACACTGACTTACACGTCACGTGACGCCTCGTTTAGCGTCAACTTGGGCCTTTGGAACGCTGACAAGTCTTTCTACGACATCAAGGAAGTTCTAAAATTTAACGACTGGTCGAAAGGAGTCATTACAAGCTCGTACTTGGCCGATTTCGATAGTGACGGGAAATTGGATCTCCTTCTGACGTCACGCTTACTCGAGTCACGTGACTCGACTGAATTAAGTGCACAAGTGCTGTGGGGCAATGGAACTAATTTTAGTCTTCCATCCTATTCATTCAGCAGCCTCTGGTGCTCGGAATATCTCGTGGCAGACGTGAACGGAGACGAGGTTGCAGACGTCATTGCAAAGGAATGCAACGGTTCATTAAAAGTGTGGATTAGCAACGTCAAGATGCGAAATTTCACCGAGAGTGCAATCAAAGAATACGTCGACTGTTTATCATTAGACACGCCCATTTCCTCGGATTCGGCTCTTgcatttgttgatatcaaccaagATTTAATGGCAGACATCGTTGTTATCAACCGCAATGGCACGTCACAGTCACTGTCTGTATTTCTAAGATTGACCGACGGCTCATGGCAGTGCTGTCCGATGCCAGCTATTCAGTCGTACCTAACCCCTCGACCTTCATTCACAGACTTTGATGCGGACGGGACGATGGATATCATGCTACCCGTCTGTTCATCATCAAACTGTTTAGATGCCAACGTTCTCATCATGTTCAACGCGATGTCGTCACCTCAAGACTGCCCCACCTTTGAAACACTGAATATCAGTCTAAGTCACGTCGTAGGCGAAGAACTTGGTGTGCGTTTCGCATCGATTCTGATCTTTCCTTCCGTGTCAGAGCTCTCGATCCCCACGTGGATCAGAACAGGAGATTATAATTTAGACACTTACCCGGATGTTCTCATGGTTGCTATGGTAATGTCAAGTAATAAATATCAAGCTTTCTTATTGGAGAATACAGACTGTTCGACGTCGTATAACTGTGGGCGTGGTCGGACATTAAAAcaagttaatatcaaaaaGGTCAATCCAGAAGGCGGCGATGTGAAACTTGCATTGTTTCACAACATCGACGACGACGGCGATTGGGATATCTTACTCAACGTTGTCTCCGACAACACACAGAAGGTCGAAATACAAATCATCCAAAACACACTCAATTCGGACGCTAACTTTCTGAGCGTCGACGTCATGACGGCTGCGTGTGTCCGACCACCAAATTGTGATAAAGACGTTGGCTACGGAGTGAGCCAACTGGGTGCCACAGTCGAGTTCTCAACAACCGGTTCGTATGGTAGAAAAATACGTTCAACTTCCGGTCAAATTTCAAAATCGGGATCATTCAGTTGTTCACTGCCGTACGTCATTTTTGGTTTGTCTCGAAGTTCGACGTTCATCGAGCATCTGACTGTTGGTATCCCGTATGTCAAGGAGAAAGGCCGATCTACGAAGACGAGATCTTCGATCATCCCGAATTCCCATCTCTATATCATTCCACAGCCGAGTGATGACCCAGACAATTGGAGAAATGTTTTGCTTGTTAATCCGAGTAACAAGGTGTTGTATACGCTCATCGTGTTTGTAAACACGTGCGTTGTGTTTGGCGTCATCGTCGGGCTGCTGCAGTGGCGAGAGAAGAGACAGGACGAACGGGAGAAGCGACAGGAAGCACACAAGTTTCATTTTGATGCAATGTAA
- the LOC134194029 gene encoding rap1 GTPase-GDP dissociation stimulator 1-like isoform X1, whose translation MQGYIVLGPVCSMSEFVASLSLNQDDVTLSKAADSALEFCKEEDGNEQLVAAGVFSQCETLLAADRHCEGKIAQLIAELAKHEDNRIVGGQSGAIQWLVDGLVSSNRNVVCQSLRAVANLCIDCDVSRNFVLKANGPEKLHNCLHSVLHRDSHDDELLRLLAGTSLNLATEHKDAALALMSAGVVKQLVCILSISKVDETVHEMALSALDNILESGECPSCLVDSAIVEILKTTLNVSCMSLQSRIIDILVITAEKDDGKEMLVEKEVCDCVLDLIKLRCDEQTEGAISDEGMAIAYKAADLINLILTGDESMNMLFNDGHSRVVAAATHWLTLPYKKLVAAGALAIGNCARNDKNCQHLFDVGVVRQLVSLVTHISIKQANEEDINQHHVSIAVLSTLRNFSIPTCLKSQMVSYGVVDVATKAIASNNPNVQFKSLGILRLLVDGQSDVAFHIAETEGVITQIVKLHTSEGHRGVKAESARLVAALTKHCHSSKRVMQSLEAGGTISCLVELGQSEHPLMIHEAVVALTLMVAALGEALLSVWLESEVLQLALNVVRNKELEVEIRANGLSLIWNFSQLGVAAVEELKRHELSHLLQQLKDESYTKFEETIAKLQSVSL comes from the exons atgcaaggctaCATCGTTTTAGGTCCCGTATGCAGTATGTCTGAATTTGTCGCTAGTTTGTCTCTCAATCAAGATGATGTGACGCTAAGCAAAGCAGCTGACAGTGCGTTGGAGTTCTGTAAAGAAG AGGACGGTAACGAACAATTAGTTGCAGCCGGAGTGTTCTCTCAATGTGAAACTCTTCTTGCTGCTGACAGACATTGCGAAGGAAAAATAGCTCAACTTATTGCCGAACTTGCAAAACATG AAGATAACAGAATTGTTGGTGGACAGAGTGGTGCCATTCAGTGGCTTGTTGATGGGCTCGTTAGCAGCAACAGAAATGTTGTTTGTCAGAGTCTTAGAGCCGTTGCTAATTTGTGCATTGATTGTG ATGTCAGTCGCAACTTTGTTCTCAAAGCAAACGGACCAGAAAAGCTACACAACTGTTTACACAGTGTGCTACATCGTGATTCACACGATGACGAGCTTCTCAGACTACTAGCCGGAACGTCACTAAACcttgccacagaacaca AAGATGCGGCTCTTGCTCTCATGAGTGCAGGAGTTGTGAAGcagcttgtttgtattttatcAATCAGCAAGGTTGACGAAACGGTTCATGAAATGGCATTGAGTGCACTCGACAATATACTTGAATCAG GAGAGTGCCCCTCGTGTTTAGTTGATTCTGCAATAGTTGAGATTCTCAAAACAACATTGAACGTATCATGTATGTCACTTCAGTCAAGGATTATTGACATTCTTGTTATTACAGCAGAAAAGG ACGATGGGAAGGAGATGCTAGTTGAGAAGGAGgtttgtgattgtgtgttggATCTCATCAAGTTGAGATGTGATGAGCAAACTGAAGGTGCAATATCAGACGAAGGAATGGCGATAGCATACAAGGCAGCCGATCTCATTAACTTGATTCTTACTGGAG ATGAAAGCATGAACATGTTATTTAACGATGGTCACAGTCGAGTAGTAGCAGCTGCCACTCATTGGCTTACACTACCATATAAAAAATTGGTTGCAGCCGGAGCCTTGGCAATAGGCAATTGTGCCAGAAACG ATAAGAACTGTCAGCATCTGTttgatgttggtgttgttCGTCAGCTCGTATCGCTTGTCACACACATTTCTATTAAACAAGCTAACGAAGAG GATATTAACCAGCATCATGTGTCCATTGCTGTTTTATCAACACTCAGAAACTTCTCAATTCCAA CATGTCTGAAGTCTCAGATGGTCTCTTAtggtgttgttgatgttgccaCGAAGGCAATCGCATCCAACAATCCTAACGTGCAGTTCAAGTCTTTGGGAATACTTCGACTGCTGGTTGACGGACAAA GTGACGTTGCCTTTCATATTGCTGAAACTGAAGGCGTCATTACTCAAATTGTCAAGCTTCACACAAGTGAAGGTCACAGAGGCGTGAAGGCAGAATCAGCAAGGCTCGTTGCAGCACTCACAAAACATTGCCACAGCAGCAAAC GTGTCATGCAGAGTCTTGAAGCAGGTGGTACAATCAGTTGTCTAGTGGAGCTAGGGCAGTCAGAACATCCACTAATGATTCATGAAGCTGTCGTTGCTTTGACACTAATGGTTGCTGCTTTGGGAGAGGCTTTGCTGTCTGTGTGGTTGGAGAGTGAGGTGCTGCAGTTGGCATTGAACGTGGTGAGAAATAAAGAGTTGGAGGTGGAAATTAGAGCAAACGGGTTGAGTCTGATATGGAATTTTAGCCAATTAG GGGTTGCTGCTGTTGAGGAGCTAAAACGACACGAATTAAGTCACTTGTTACAGCAGCTGAAAGACGAGTCATACACAAAGTTTGAAGAAACGATAGCAAAACTGCAATCAGTGAGTCTTTAA